One window of Burkholderia vietnamiensis LMG 10929 genomic DNA carries:
- a CDS encoding AsmA family protein, whose translation MTLARTIGKSAAWIVGIVAVIIAAAGIFIFTFDWNRAKPWVNEHVSAALGRPFAINGDLKLGWRRPIGETGWRAWVPWPSLSATQLEIGNPDWAQGQKFVTLDAAHFDLAILPLFAHQIVIPSIDVVNPAVDLERLADGRNTWTFQFKQSGQPSKWQVRLKSFAFAKGTIVYRDAITKADLTIAVDTLGKPIPLGDVLKQQEQTSRAASAQRVGKRGAAQLSAKANADAASGASGAAAASGASASSASAVVQASAASSASSARAASGATASAQSSGPTYAFGLKVDGRYKSVPVSGTGKVGGVLAVENATQPFPLQADVKAGDTRLAIVGTLTDPMHLAAIDLRLWLQGTSMSHLYQLTGITLPDTPPYATEGRLIGNFKQHASTFRYENFNGRVGGSDLGGTLVWAQREPRPKLSGELVSNLLQFSDLAPVIGADTAASKAKRGDTTRQPADRVLPVATFRTERWSAIDADVKFTGRKLIKSPQLPITDLYTHILLQDGVLSLEPLRFGVAGGTLATDARLDGSRTPLKGRFTLAARHLKLKQLFPTQKVMQTALGEINGDASLSATGNSPAALAATSTGEVKALVTDGRISRLLMEAAGLNVANVVYEKLFGNRDVNINCAAIDFVAKDGMLDPKVFALDTDDALINVDGPINLRDESIDLKIHPHTKGFRVFSLRSPLYAKGTFKNPKVGVDAGALALRAGAMVGLGLINPFAALIPLIAPSNNRDVPCSELFGQMNAKTAQKHAQKAGK comes from the coding sequence ATGACGCTCGCCCGCACCATCGGCAAATCGGCTGCATGGATCGTCGGTATCGTCGCGGTGATCATCGCGGCGGCCGGCATCTTCATCTTCACGTTCGACTGGAACCGCGCGAAGCCGTGGGTCAACGAACACGTGAGCGCGGCGCTCGGCCGTCCGTTCGCGATCAACGGCGATCTGAAGCTCGGCTGGCGCCGCCCGATCGGCGAAACCGGCTGGCGTGCGTGGGTGCCGTGGCCGAGCCTGTCGGCGACGCAGCTGGAGATCGGCAATCCCGACTGGGCGCAAGGCCAGAAGTTCGTCACGCTCGACGCGGCGCATTTCGATCTCGCGATTCTGCCGTTGTTCGCGCATCAGATCGTCATTCCGTCGATCGACGTGGTCAATCCCGCGGTGGACCTCGAGCGGCTCGCCGACGGCCGCAACACGTGGACCTTCCAATTCAAGCAGTCGGGGCAGCCGTCGAAGTGGCAGGTGCGGCTCAAGAGCTTTGCGTTCGCCAAAGGCACGATCGTCTATCGCGACGCGATCACGAAAGCCGATCTGACGATCGCGGTCGATACGCTCGGCAAGCCGATACCGCTCGGCGACGTGCTCAAGCAGCAGGAACAGACGTCGCGCGCCGCGTCCGCGCAGCGCGTCGGCAAGCGCGGCGCCGCGCAGCTCAGCGCGAAGGCCAATGCCGATGCAGCGTCGGGGGCGAGCGGAGCGGCGGCTGCTTCGGGGGCTTCGGCTTCGTCTGCGTCAGCGGTCGTGCAGGCGTCCGCTGCGTCTAGTGCGTCTAGTGCGCGTGCTGCCTCGGGCGCCACTGCGTCCGCGCAGTCGTCCGGTCCGACCTATGCGTTCGGGCTCAAGGTCGATGGCCGCTACAAGAGCGTGCCGGTCAGCGGCACCGGCAAGGTCGGCGGCGTGCTCGCGGTCGAGAACGCGACGCAGCCGTTTCCGCTGCAAGCCGACGTGAAGGCCGGCGACACGCGGCTCGCGATCGTCGGCACGCTGACGGACCCGATGCATCTCGCGGCGATCGATCTGCGCCTGTGGCTGCAGGGCACGTCGATGTCGCATCTCTATCAGCTCACCGGCATCACGCTGCCCGACACGCCGCCGTACGCGACCGAAGGCCGTCTGATCGGCAACTTCAAGCAACATGCGAGCACGTTCCGCTACGAGAACTTCAACGGCCGCGTCGGCGGCAGCGATCTCGGCGGCACGCTCGTGTGGGCGCAGCGCGAGCCGCGGCCGAAATTGTCCGGCGAGCTCGTGTCGAACCTGCTGCAGTTTTCCGACCTCGCGCCGGTCATCGGCGCCGACACCGCCGCGAGCAAGGCGAAGCGCGGCGACACGACGCGCCAGCCGGCCGACCGCGTGCTGCCGGTCGCGACCTTCCGCACCGAGCGCTGGAGCGCGATCGACGCCGACGTGAAGTTCACCGGCCGCAAGCTGATCAAGAGCCCGCAGTTGCCGATCACCGATCTGTACACGCACATCCTGCTGCAGGACGGCGTGCTGTCGCTCGAGCCGTTGCGGTTCGGCGTCGCGGGCGGCACGCTCGCGACCGATGCGCGGCTGGACGGCAGCCGCACGCCGCTCAAGGGCCGCTTCACGCTGGCCGCGCGGCACCTGAAGCTCAAGCAGCTGTTCCCGACGCAGAAAGTGATGCAGACCGCGCTCGGCGAGATCAACGGCGACGCGTCGCTGTCGGCGACCGGCAATTCGCCGGCCGCGCTCGCCGCGACGTCGACCGGCGAAGTGAAGGCGCTCGTCACCGACGGCCGCATCAGCCGCCTGCTGATGGAGGCGGCGGGGCTGAACGTCGCGAACGTCGTCTACGAGAAGCTGTTCGGCAATCGCGACGTCAACATCAATTGCGCGGCGATCGATTTCGTCGCGAAGGACGGCATGCTCGACCCGAAGGTGTTCGCACTCGACACCGACGACGCGCTCATCAACGTCGACGGCCCGATCAATCTGCGCGACGAGTCGATCGACCTGAAGATCCATCCGCATACGAAGGGCTTCCGGGTGTTCTCGCTGCGCTCGCCGCTGTATGCGAAGGGCACGTTCAAGAACCCGAAGGTCGGCGTCGACGCCGGCGCGCTCGCGCTGCGGGCCGGCGCGATGGTCGGGCTCGGGCTGATCAACCCGTTCGCGGCGCTGATTCCGCTGATCGCGCCGAGCAACAACCGCGACGTGCCGTGCTCGGAGCTGTTCGGGCAGATGAACGCGAAGACGGCGCAGAAGCACGCGCAGAAGGCCGGCAAGTGA
- the serB gene encoding phosphoserine phosphatase SerB — protein MTHNLVIQSLAPLSDAHHKPLLALSRGTRIVQTDDHALRIENANPAQRLDIDAYCGTHALDFGFVDAGRTLGDFGLVVMDMDSTLITIECIDEIADFCGLKTQVAEITEASMRGEIRDFNESLTRRVALLAGLDAHALERVYEERLQLSPGAETMLAGVKAAGLKTLLVSGGFTFFTERLKARLGLDYAHANTLEIVDGKLTGKVLGEIVNADVKARLLRETCASLGLEPGRAIAMGDGSNDLKMMSEAGLSVAFHAKPVVREAATVAFDHVGLDGLLRLF, from the coding sequence ATGACCCACAACCTCGTCATCCAGAGTCTCGCGCCGCTGTCGGACGCCCATCACAAACCGCTGCTCGCGCTGTCGCGCGGCACCCGCATCGTGCAGACCGACGATCACGCGCTGCGCATCGAAAACGCGAATCCCGCGCAGCGGCTCGATATCGACGCGTACTGCGGCACGCACGCGCTCGACTTCGGCTTCGTCGATGCCGGGCGCACGCTCGGCGATTTCGGGCTCGTCGTGATGGACATGGATTCGACGCTGATCACGATCGAATGCATCGACGAGATCGCCGACTTCTGCGGGCTGAAAACGCAGGTCGCGGAGATCACCGAAGCGTCGATGCGCGGCGAGATCCGCGACTTCAACGAGAGCCTGACGCGCCGCGTCGCGCTGCTCGCCGGGCTCGACGCGCATGCGCTCGAGCGCGTGTACGAAGAACGGCTGCAACTGTCGCCGGGCGCCGAGACGATGCTCGCCGGCGTGAAGGCCGCGGGCCTGAAAACGTTGCTCGTGTCGGGCGGCTTCACGTTCTTCACCGAACGCCTGAAGGCGCGCCTCGGCCTCGACTACGCGCATGCGAACACGCTCGAGATCGTCGACGGCAAGCTGACCGGCAAGGTGCTCGGCGAGATCGTCAACGCCGACGTGAAGGCGCGCTTGCTGCGCGAGACCTGCGCGTCGCTCGGCCTCGAGCCCGGTCGCGCGATCGCGATGGGCGACGGGTCGAACGACCTCAAGATGATGTCCGAGGCCGGGCTGTCGGTTGCGTTCCATGCGAAGCCCGTGGTGCGCGAGGCGGCAACCGTCGCGTTCGATCACGTCGGGCTGGACGGGCTGCTGCGGCTGTTCTGA
- a CDS encoding DUF6013 family protein → MSQRSWSAAASWSAVFAVACVSASVFAAPPVKGSLTGGGTGQLEYTVKVDSKTFGNTQETRKIRSGETDDFNWKSVPPGGAIAMPNGCPNADNLPRDANGAMVRQTQVRLAPSVDAKGIANVQLSFQAAAPKGTRNVGAGGKSLQCPDVVSVSQVKWVSIPTNGGSKSVTMSDGTKVTVSIKH, encoded by the coding sequence ATGAGCCAACGCAGCTGGTCGGCCGCCGCATCGTGGTCGGCCGTGTTCGCCGTGGCGTGCGTCAGCGCGAGCGTATTCGCGGCGCCGCCGGTGAAGGGCAGCCTGACGGGCGGCGGGACGGGGCAGCTCGAATATACGGTCAAGGTCGACTCGAAGACCTTCGGCAACACGCAGGAGACCCGCAAGATCCGTTCGGGCGAAACCGACGACTTCAACTGGAAGTCGGTGCCGCCGGGCGGCGCGATCGCGATGCCGAACGGCTGCCCCAACGCCGACAACCTGCCGCGCGACGCCAACGGCGCGATGGTGCGTCAGACCCAGGTGCGGCTCGCGCCGTCGGTCGACGCGAAGGGCATCGCGAACGTTCAGCTGAGCTTCCAGGCGGCCGCGCCGAAGGGCACGCGCAACGTCGGCGCGGGCGGCAAGTCGCTGCAGTGCCCGGACGTCGTGTCGGTGAGCCAGGTCAAGTGGGTGTCGATTCCGACCAACGGCGGCTCGAAGTCCGTCACGATGAGCGACGGTACCAAGGTCACCGTATCGATCAAGCACTGA
- a CDS encoding zinc-binding alcohol dehydrogenase family protein, which yields MKAVGLTRYLPIDDPQALVDVELPQPVPGPRDLLVKVEAISVNPVDTKVRAPKPQVEEAPRVLGWDAAGTVVAVGADVTLFRPGDAVFYAGSITRPGANSEFHAVDERIAARKPESLDFAAAAALPLTALTAWEALFDRLRVSPQRADTGKSVLIIGGAGGVGSIAIQLAKTLGGLHVIATASRPVSAEWVRSLGADDVVDHFGDLPAQLREIGRPNVDYVLIFNDTDRHFPAAAEVIRPQGGICTIVENAKPIPVELLKAKSAAFHWEFMFTRAMFETPDMIEQHKILSEVARLVDGGTLRTTLGEQLGTINAANLRHAHRMLEGGRAIGKLVLSGF from the coding sequence ATGAAAGCCGTTGGACTGACCCGTTACCTGCCGATCGACGATCCGCAGGCCCTCGTCGACGTCGAATTGCCGCAACCGGTGCCCGGTCCGCGCGACCTGCTCGTGAAGGTCGAGGCGATTTCGGTGAACCCGGTCGACACCAAGGTGCGCGCGCCGAAACCGCAGGTCGAGGAAGCACCGCGCGTGCTCGGCTGGGATGCGGCCGGCACCGTCGTCGCGGTGGGCGCCGACGTCACGCTGTTCCGGCCCGGCGACGCCGTGTTCTACGCGGGCAGCATCACGCGCCCCGGCGCGAACAGCGAATTCCATGCGGTCGACGAGCGGATCGCCGCGCGCAAGCCGGAGTCGCTCGATTTCGCGGCGGCCGCCGCGTTGCCGCTCACCGCGCTGACTGCCTGGGAGGCGCTGTTCGACCGGCTGCGCGTGTCGCCGCAGCGGGCAGACACCGGCAAGTCGGTGCTGATCATCGGCGGCGCGGGCGGGGTCGGCTCGATCGCGATCCAGCTGGCGAAGACGCTCGGCGGGCTGCACGTGATCGCGACCGCGTCGCGGCCGGTGTCGGCGGAATGGGTCCGCTCGCTCGGCGCAGACGACGTGGTCGACCATTTCGGCGACCTGCCGGCACAGTTGCGCGAGATCGGCCGTCCGAACGTCGACTACGTGCTGATCTTCAACGACACCGACCGTCATTTCCCGGCCGCGGCCGAAGTCATCCGGCCGCAGGGCGGCATTTGCACGATCGTCGAAAACGCGAAGCCCATTCCGGTCGAGCTGCTGAAGGCGAAGAGCGCCGCGTTTCACTGGGAGTTCATGTTCACACGCGCGATGTTCGAGACGCCGGACATGATCGAGCAGCACAAGATCCTCAGCGAGGTCGCGCGGCTCGTCGACGGCGGCACGCTGCGCACGACGCTCGGCGAACAGCTCGGCACGATCAACGCCGCGAACCTGCGGCATGCGCACCGGATGCTCGAGGGCGGCCGCGCGATCGGCAAGCTGGTGCTCAGCGGCTTCTGA
- a CDS encoding LysR family transcriptional regulator, with protein MSSDPVPAPDKPLDLLDVGLFVRAALLANVSAAGREFGVSAAVASARIAQLERQLGARLLHRTTRRISLTQDGEVFMARADALLSAADAARACVGHGRSEPYGRLKVSMSSSFGRQHVAPVIPAFLRRYPSVSLDLRLSDEIVDLVDDGYDVAIRLGALKDSTLVARRLAANRRVLCCSPAYLAERGTPRHPAELAQHECVILGDQRDWSFVTPQGPLTVRVGGRLVASNGEAIREALVDGFGIAIKSTWDVGPLLASGALVTVLDDYPFADDVAVWAVYPSRAHVPLKTLAFIGFLAEHFGDPPYWDRSERR; from the coding sequence ATGTCATCCGATCCGGTCCCGGCGCCCGACAAGCCGCTCGATCTGCTCGACGTCGGCCTGTTCGTGCGTGCCGCGCTGCTCGCGAACGTGAGCGCCGCCGGGCGCGAATTCGGCGTGTCGGCGGCAGTGGCGAGCGCGCGCATCGCGCAGCTGGAGCGCCAGCTCGGCGCACGGCTGCTGCACCGCACGACCCGCCGCATCAGCCTCACGCAGGACGGCGAGGTGTTCATGGCCCGCGCCGACGCGCTGCTGTCGGCCGCCGACGCCGCGCGCGCCTGCGTCGGCCACGGGCGCAGCGAGCCGTATGGGCGGCTGAAGGTGTCGATGTCGTCGTCGTTCGGCCGTCAGCACGTGGCGCCGGTGATTCCGGCGTTCCTGCGCCGCTATCCATCCGTGTCGCTCGACCTGCGGCTGTCCGACGAGATCGTCGACCTCGTCGACGACGGCTACGACGTCGCCATCCGGCTCGGCGCGCTGAAGGATTCGACGCTGGTCGCGCGCCGGCTCGCAGCGAACCGGCGCGTGCTGTGCTGCTCGCCCGCGTATCTGGCCGAGCGCGGCACGCCGCGCCATCCGGCCGAGCTCGCGCAGCACGAATGCGTGATCCTCGGCGATCAGCGCGACTGGTCGTTCGTCACGCCGCAAGGGCCGCTGACCGTGCGCGTCGGCGGGCGGCTGGTCGCGAGCAACGGCGAGGCGATCCGCGAAGCGCTCGTCGACGGCTTCGGCATCGCGATCAAGTCGACCTGGGACGTCGGCCCGCTGCTCGCGAGCGGCGCGCTCGTCACCGTGCTGGACGACTACCCGTTCGCGGACGACGTCGCCGTCTGGGCCGTCTATCCGAGCCGCGCGCACGTGCCGCTGAAGACGCTCGCGTTCATCGGGTTCCTGGCCGAACACTTTGGCGACCCGCCGTACTGGGACCGCTCGGAACGGAGATAG
- a CDS encoding recombinase family protein: protein MAIRAYLRASTADQDADRARDSLTRFVAEHGACITAFYVENASGTRLNRPALDDLLDESHPGDVLLVEGIDRLTRLTQDDWEALKKRIEDTGLLICAKYVPMTHKLLTATQGQRKDWTHDATEKALRGLMVELAAAKAREDYEVRRERAGQGIARRKARDAAGETLRAGYAGRKADADMHRKIVDLRQRGMTYSQIADMLGTTRPTIARALRAAGLLTEGSAE, encoded by the coding sequence ATGGCAATTCGAGCGTACCTCCGGGCATCGACCGCCGATCAGGATGCAGATCGCGCACGCGATAGCTTGACTCGATTCGTCGCCGAGCACGGCGCGTGCATCACCGCCTTCTATGTCGAGAACGCATCCGGCACGAGGTTGAACCGGCCCGCGCTCGATGACTTGCTGGACGAATCGCATCCGGGCGACGTGCTGCTTGTGGAAGGGATCGACCGTCTAACTCGACTGACCCAGGACGATTGGGAAGCGCTCAAGAAGCGGATCGAGGACACGGGCTTGCTGATCTGCGCGAAGTACGTGCCGATGACGCACAAGCTATTGACCGCGACGCAGGGGCAGCGAAAGGACTGGACGCACGATGCTACGGAGAAGGCGCTGCGAGGCTTGATGGTTGAGCTTGCAGCGGCGAAAGCCCGCGAGGACTATGAAGTCCGCCGCGAGCGCGCCGGGCAGGGCATCGCTCGCCGAAAGGCCCGTGACGCTGCTGGCGAGACGCTCCGGGCGGGATACGCCGGCCGTAAGGCAGATGCTGACATGCACCGTAAGATCGTTGATCTGCGGCAGCGCGGCATGACGTACAGCCAGATCGCTGACATGCTCGGGACGACCCGGCCGACGATTGCCCGCGCATTGCGAGCGGCTGGATTGCTGACGGAGGGTTCAGCCGAGTAA
- a CDS encoding ABC-F family ATPase, protein MLSTANITMQFGPKPLFENISVKFGEGNRYGLIGANGCGKSTFMKILGGDLEPSGGNVALEPNVRLGKLRQDQFAYEDVRVLDVVMMGHTEMWAAMTERDAIYANPEATDDDYMHAAELEGKFAEYGGYDAEARAGALLLGIGIEEKFHNGTMADVAPGWKLRVLLAQALFSKPDVLLLDEPTNNLDINSIRWLEHTLNEYNSTMIIISHDRHFLNSVCTHMADMDFGTLKVWPGNYDDYMLASAQARERQAAANARAKERVAELQDFVRRFSANKSKARQATSRAKQIDKIKIEEFKPSSRQNPFIRFEFDKKLHNVAVVAEEITKKYERTIFQNFNLSVQPGERIAIIGENGAGKTTLLRALLGNLPLDHGTVKWAENANVGYMPQDTYEEFPDDITLMDWIDQYRKDGDDETMVRGTLGRLLFSADDIKKSVKVLSGGEKGRMIWGKLMLGRHNVLLMDEPTNHMDMESIESLQIALEQFEGTLIFVSHDREFVSGLANRIIEVRTDGTLFDFGGNYEEFLASQGQE, encoded by the coding sequence GTGCTTTCTACTGCCAACATCACGATGCAATTCGGGCCGAAGCCCTTGTTCGAGAACATCTCGGTCAAATTCGGCGAGGGCAACCGCTATGGTCTGATCGGCGCGAACGGCTGCGGTAAGTCGACCTTCATGAAGATCCTCGGCGGCGACCTCGAGCCGAGCGGCGGCAACGTCGCGCTGGAGCCGAACGTGCGCCTGGGCAAGCTGCGCCAGGACCAGTTCGCGTACGAGGACGTGCGCGTGCTCGACGTGGTGATGATGGGCCACACCGAAATGTGGGCCGCGATGACCGAGCGCGACGCGATCTACGCGAACCCCGAGGCGACCGACGACGACTACATGCACGCGGCGGAGCTCGAGGGCAAGTTCGCCGAATACGGCGGCTACGACGCCGAGGCGCGCGCGGGCGCGCTGCTGCTGGGCATCGGCATCGAGGAGAAGTTCCACAACGGCACGATGGCCGACGTCGCGCCGGGCTGGAAGCTGCGCGTGCTGCTCGCGCAGGCGCTGTTCTCGAAGCCGGACGTGCTGCTGCTCGACGAACCGACCAACAACCTCGACATCAACTCGATCCGTTGGCTCGAGCACACGCTCAACGAGTACAACTCGACGATGATCATCATCTCGCACGATCGTCACTTCTTGAACTCGGTGTGCACGCACATGGCCGACATGGACTTCGGCACGCTGAAGGTCTGGCCGGGCAACTACGACGACTACATGCTCGCATCGGCGCAGGCGCGCGAGCGTCAGGCCGCGGCGAACGCGCGCGCGAAGGAGCGCGTGGCCGAGCTGCAGGACTTCGTGCGCCGCTTCTCGGCGAACAAGTCGAAGGCGCGTCAGGCGACCAGCCGCGCGAAGCAGATCGACAAGATCAAGATCGAGGAATTCAAGCCGTCGTCGCGTCAGAACCCGTTCATTCGTTTCGAGTTCGACAAGAAGCTGCACAACGTCGCGGTGGTGGCCGAGGAGATCACGAAGAAGTACGAGCGCACGATCTTCCAGAACTTCAATCTGTCCGTGCAGCCGGGCGAGCGCATCGCGATCATCGGCGAGAACGGCGCGGGCAAGACGACGCTGCTGCGCGCGCTGCTCGGCAACCTGCCGCTCGACCACGGGACCGTGAAGTGGGCCGAGAACGCGAACGTCGGCTACATGCCGCAGGACACCTACGAGGAGTTCCCGGACGACATCACGCTGATGGACTGGATCGACCAGTACCGCAAGGACGGCGACGACGAAACGATGGTGCGCGGCACGCTCGGCCGCCTGCTGTTCTCGGCGGACGACATCAAGAAGTCGGTGAAGGTGCTGTCGGGCGGCGAGAAGGGCCGCATGATCTGGGGCAAGCTGATGCTCGGCCGCCACAACGTGCTGCTGATGGACGAGCCGACCAACCACATGGACATGGAGTCGATCGAGTCGCTGCAGATCGCGCTCGAGCAGTTCGAAGGCACGCTGATTTTCGTGTCGCACGACCGCGAGTTCGTGAGCGGGCTGGCGAACCGGATCATCGAAGTGCGTACCGACGGCACGCTGTTCGACTTCGGCGGGAATTACGAGGAGTTCCTCGCGAGCCAGGGGCAGGAGTAA
- a CDS encoding ABC transporter permease translates to MSPTLQDLSLVDVGIAAGLVAINGAISAALSLGLGRRLALAAVRTVVQLLAIGYVLGWVFGHPHWSVVLPLTALMTLIAGFAGAGRGKHAYRGQRVDSIASIWFSSWIVAAIGLFVVIRIHPWYTPQYAIPILGMILGNTLTGVSLGVERMMEELTARRDRVETALALGATRWEAAQDAARQAVRAGMVPTLNQMAVVGVVSLPGMMTGQVLAGQSPLQAVRYQIVIMFLIAAASALGTVGAVLLTYRRLFSPDHRFIASRLEERKS, encoded by the coding sequence ATGAGCCCGACGCTGCAGGACCTGAGCCTCGTCGACGTCGGCATCGCGGCCGGGCTCGTCGCGATCAACGGCGCGATCTCGGCGGCGCTGTCGCTCGGCCTGGGCCGCCGGCTCGCGCTCGCGGCCGTGCGCACCGTCGTGCAGTTGCTCGCCATCGGCTACGTGCTGGGCTGGGTGTTCGGTCATCCGCACTGGAGCGTCGTGTTGCCGCTCACCGCGCTGATGACGCTGATCGCCGGCTTCGCGGGCGCCGGGCGCGGCAAGCACGCCTACCGCGGCCAGCGCGTCGACAGCATCGCGTCGATCTGGTTCAGCAGCTGGATCGTCGCGGCGATCGGGTTGTTCGTCGTGATCCGCATCCATCCGTGGTACACGCCGCAATATGCGATCCCGATCCTCGGGATGATTCTCGGCAATACGCTGACCGGCGTATCGCTCGGCGTCGAGCGGATGATGGAGGAGCTGACCGCCAGGCGCGATCGCGTCGAGACCGCGCTCGCGCTCGGCGCGACGCGCTGGGAAGCCGCGCAGGACGCCGCGCGCCAGGCCGTGCGCGCCGGCATGGTGCCGACGCTGAACCAGATGGCGGTGGTCGGCGTCGTGAGCCTGCCGGGGATGATGACCGGTCAGGTGCTCGCCGGGCAGTCGCCGCTGCAGGCCGTGCGCTACCAGATCGTCATCATGTTCCTGATCGCGGCCGCATCCGCGCTCGGCACCGTCGGCGCCGTGTTGCTGACGTATCGCCGGTTGTTCTCGCCCGACCATCGCTTCATTGCGTCGCGGCTGGAGGAACGCAAGTCGTGA
- a CDS encoding ABC transporter ATP-binding protein encodes MTAPTALIDAQQITRRDATNGKTLLAPTDLSVAAGSRIAITGPSGSGKSVLLRALALLDPLDGGQLLWRGARIKRGAIPRYRRSVAYVRQRAAQMDGTVDAQLRYPYALAVYRDAAYDRARAEALAARAGRGADFLDKRASELSGGEAQIVALLRVLQLEPDVLLLDEPTSALDPASARAIEALVAAWFDAAPDARAYLWISHDPAQAARIGTIQLVMQAGVLHAANPTECAQ; translated from the coding sequence ATGACCGCCCCGACCGCTCTCATCGACGCGCAGCAGATCACGCGCCGCGACGCGACCAACGGCAAGACGCTGCTGGCGCCGACCGACCTCAGCGTCGCCGCAGGATCGCGAATTGCTATCACGGGGCCATCGGGCTCCGGCAAGAGCGTGCTGTTGCGCGCCCTCGCGCTGCTCGATCCGCTCGATGGCGGCCAGCTCCTCTGGCGCGGCGCGCGCATCAAGCGCGGCGCAATTCCGCGCTACCGGCGCAGCGTCGCTTATGTGCGTCAACGCGCGGCGCAGATGGACGGCACGGTCGATGCGCAGCTGCGCTATCCGTACGCGCTCGCGGTCTATCGCGACGCGGCGTACGACCGCGCGCGCGCCGAAGCGCTCGCCGCGCGCGCCGGCCGCGGCGCGGATTTTCTCGACAAGCGTGCGAGCGAGCTGTCGGGCGGCGAAGCGCAGATCGTCGCGCTGCTGCGCGTGCTGCAACTCGAGCCCGACGTGCTGCTGCTCGACGAGCCGACTTCGGCGCTCGACCCGGCGTCCGCGCGCGCGATCGAAGCGCTCGTCGCCGCGTGGTTCGATGCGGCGCCCGATGCGCGCGCATACCTGTGGATCTCGCACGATCCCGCGCAGGCCGCGCGCATTGGCACGATCCAGCTCGTGATGCAGGCCGGCGTGCTGCACGCGGCCAACCCGACGGAGTGTGCGCAATGA